In a single window of the Orbaceae bacterium lpD04 genome:
- a CDS encoding valine--tRNA ligase: protein MKITLDKTYNPQEIEQPIYTHWENSGYFKPNGDKSAPSYCIAIPPPNVTGSLHMGHAFQQTIMDALIRYYRMQGNNTLWQSGTDHAGIATQMVVERKIAAEENKTRHDYGRDAFIDKIWQWKAESGGSITKQMRRLGDSVDWDRERFTMDDGLSNAVKEVFVRLYKEDLIYRGKRLVNWDPKLRTAISDLEVENKDVKGSMWHIRYSLVDGAKTADGKDYLVVATTRPETLLGDTGIAVNPEDPRYKALIGKYVMVPFVNRRIPILGDEHADMTKGTGCVKITPAHDFNDYEVGKRHNLPMINIFTFDGDIRQQAEVFNTNGEASTDYSADLPSQYQGLERFAARKAIVAACEAFAILDKIEPHDLTIPYGDRGGVVIEPMLTDQWYVRTKPLAEVAIDAVKSGEIQFVPKQYENMYFSWMNDIQDWCISRQLWWGHRIPAWYDEQGHVYVGRTEDEVRRENNIASDIKLTQDDDVLDTWFSSGLWTFSTLGWPENTDDLKTFHPTDVLVTGFDIIFFWVARMIMLTMHFIKDENGKPQVPFKTVYVTGLIRDEEGQKMSKSKGNVIDPLDMIDGISLSDLLAKRTGNMMQPQLAEKIAKRTEKQFPNGIEPHGTDALRFTLAALASTGRDINWDLKRLEGYRNFCNKLWNASRYVLMNTQEHDCGFNGGELEYSLADKWILAEFNQTIKAYQEAFATYRFDMASGILYEFTWNQFCDWYLELTKSAIANGNANQQRAARHTLISVLEGLLRLAHPIIPFITEAIWQNVKGLMGITADTIMLQKMPTYDAKWHDEQAVNDLNWIKQVVIAVRNIRAEMNIAPSKALTLLIRDASAITHRRISDNVTFIESLARLSEIIMLDDGEKGPMSVTKLVEGAELLIPMAGLINKDDELARLRKEIERMDNEINRITTKLSNPGFVDKAPEAVVAKEQEKRQGYQDDKVKLLEQYAEIEKL from the coding sequence ATGAAAATAACATTAGATAAAACCTATAATCCTCAAGAGATTGAACAACCCATCTATACACATTGGGAAAACAGTGGCTACTTTAAGCCTAATGGCGATAAATCTGCGCCAAGTTACTGCATCGCAATTCCGCCACCAAATGTTACCGGCAGTTTGCATATGGGTCATGCTTTCCAGCAAACTATTATGGATGCACTGATCCGTTATTACCGCATGCAAGGTAATAATACCTTATGGCAATCGGGTACCGATCATGCAGGTATTGCAACCCAAATGGTGGTTGAGCGCAAAATTGCAGCGGAAGAAAATAAAACCCGACACGATTATGGACGTGATGCTTTTATTGACAAAATTTGGCAATGGAAAGCCGAATCCGGTGGCAGCATAACGAAACAAATGCGCCGTTTAGGTGACTCAGTTGATTGGGATCGTGAACGCTTTACCATGGATGACGGTTTATCAAACGCGGTTAAAGAAGTTTTTGTTCGCTTATATAAAGAAGATTTGATCTATCGAGGCAAACGACTCGTTAACTGGGATCCAAAATTACGCACAGCGATCTCAGATCTAGAAGTTGAGAATAAAGATGTTAAAGGATCAATGTGGCATATTCGCTACTCGCTGGTAGATGGCGCAAAAACCGCTGATGGAAAAGACTATTTAGTTGTTGCAACAACTCGGCCTGAAACTTTACTCGGTGATACTGGTATTGCAGTTAATCCTGAAGATCCAAGATACAAAGCCCTTATTGGTAAATATGTTATGGTGCCATTTGTTAATCGACGTATCCCGATTTTAGGTGATGAACACGCCGATATGACCAAAGGTACTGGCTGCGTAAAAATCACACCGGCTCATGATTTTAATGACTATGAAGTAGGTAAACGCCATAATCTACCAATGATTAATATTTTTACCTTTGATGGTGATATTCGCCAGCAAGCTGAAGTATTTAATACCAATGGTGAAGCATCAACAGACTACAGCGCTGACTTACCATCGCAATATCAAGGTTTAGAGCGCTTTGCAGCTCGTAAAGCGATCGTTGCTGCGTGTGAAGCATTCGCTATTTTAGATAAAATTGAACCCCATGATTTAACCATTCCTTATGGCGATCGTGGCGGGGTTGTGATTGAGCCAATGCTTACCGACCAATGGTATGTAAGAACCAAGCCACTTGCAGAAGTTGCGATTGATGCGGTTAAAAGCGGTGAAATCCAGTTTGTACCAAAACAATATGAAAATATGTATTTTTCGTGGATGAATGATATCCAAGATTGGTGTATTTCAAGGCAATTATGGTGGGGACATCGAATTCCGGCTTGGTATGACGAGCAAGGCCATGTTTATGTTGGCCGCACGGAAGATGAAGTTCGACGTGAAAACAACATTGCAAGTGACATCAAATTAACCCAAGATGATGACGTACTTGATACTTGGTTCTCGTCAGGGCTTTGGACATTCTCAACCTTAGGTTGGCCTGAAAATACCGATGACTTAAAAACCTTCCATCCAACCGATGTATTGGTGACCGGTTTTGATATCATCTTCTTCTGGGTTGCCAGAATGATAATGCTAACCATGCACTTTATTAAAGATGAAAATGGCAAGCCACAAGTACCGTTTAAAACGGTCTATGTCACTGGCTTAATTCGTGATGAAGAAGGACAAAAAATGTCTAAATCTAAAGGTAACGTAATTGATCCTTTAGATATGATTGATGGGATCTCATTATCTGATTTATTAGCAAAACGTACTGGTAATATGATGCAGCCTCAGTTAGCTGAAAAAATAGCTAAACGCACTGAAAAACAGTTCCCAAATGGCATTGAACCTCATGGCACCGATGCGCTGCGCTTTACGTTAGCAGCCCTTGCATCGACTGGTCGTGATATTAATTGGGATTTAAAGCGTTTAGAAGGTTACCGTAATTTTTGTAATAAACTTTGGAATGCCAGCCGCTACGTACTAATGAATACCCAGGAGCATGATTGTGGCTTTAATGGCGGTGAGCTAGAATATTCATTAGCCGATAAGTGGATCTTAGCTGAGTTTAATCAAACGATTAAAGCCTATCAAGAAGCGTTTGCAACGTATCGTTTTGATATGGCGTCGGGTATATTATATGAATTTACTTGGAATCAATTTTGTGATTGGTATTTAGAGCTAACCAAATCAGCGATTGCTAATGGTAATGCAAATCAGCAGCGCGCAGCTCGCCATACATTAATCTCAGTACTTGAAGGATTGCTAAGGCTTGCTCATCCAATTATTCCATTTATTACCGAAGCAATTTGGCAAAATGTAAAAGGGTTAATGGGGATCACAGCTGACACGATTATGCTACAAAAAATGCCAACATATGACGCTAAATGGCATGATGAACAAGCTGTTAACGACCTTAATTGGATAAAACAAGTCGTTATCGCAGTACGTAATATTCGTGCTGAAATGAATATAGCACCAAGTAAAGCATTAACATTACTGATTAGAGATGCTAGTGCTATCACGCACCGTCGCATAAGTGACAATGTCACATTTATTGAGTCATTAGCGCGTTTATCTGAAATTATTATGTTAGATGACGGTGAAAAAGGACCAATGTCGGTAACGAAATTAGTTGAAGGTGCTGAATTACTAATTCCGATGGCTGGCTTAATTAATAAAGACGATGAGCTTGCTCGTTTACGTAAAGAAATTGAGCGCATGGATAATGAAATTAATCGTATTACGACTAAATTATCTAATCCTGGTTTTGTTGATAAAGCGCCTGAAGCGGTAGTTGCTAAAGAGCAAGAAAAACGCCAAGGTTACCAAGATGATAAAGTAAAATTATTAGAACAGTACGCTGAAATCGAAAAACTGTAA
- a CDS encoding helix-turn-helix domain-containing protein, whose product MQDIYKPLRSKSYSVPCELCSIGSMCIPMLLSNTLHTVLNRKHEFTKDQVVIHEGTPFQKLFIIHSGALKTYVTVNGVEQINGFYLPGDIVGLDSISNNKYNNSIKALTNTLTCELEYDEVKKLISQNAQVRDMILDLMSKDILNYQKLVLSYSQKNAEEKLASFIYSLYSRYAQRGHTSLNIKLSMSRSDIANYLGITIETVSRILTRMQETEILSVKGKYISIKNISALARLAAENI is encoded by the coding sequence ATGCAAGATATTTATAAACCACTGCGTTCTAAAAGTTATTCAGTGCCATGTGAACTTTGTAGTATCGGTTCAATGTGCATTCCGATGTTGTTAAGTAATACTCTTCATACTGTATTAAACCGAAAGCATGAATTTACTAAGGATCAAGTTGTTATCCATGAAGGAACACCCTTTCAAAAACTCTTTATTATTCACTCTGGTGCATTGAAAACCTATGTCACTGTGAATGGTGTCGAGCAAATAAATGGTTTTTATCTACCTGGCGATATCGTTGGATTAGATAGTATTTCGAATAATAAATACAACAACTCAATAAAAGCATTAACCAATACCCTTACATGTGAATTGGAATATGATGAAGTTAAAAAACTCATTAGTCAGAACGCTCAAGTTCGAGATATGATTTTAGACTTAATGAGTAAAGATATACTTAATTATCAAAAGCTTGTATTATCATATTCACAAAAAAATGCAGAAGAAAAACTGGCTTCGTTTATTTATTCTTTATATTCAAGGTATGCTCAGCGTGGTCACACATCACTTAATATTAAATTATCGATGAGTCGTTCTGATATTGCAAATTATTTGGGAATAACAATCGAAACGGTAAGTCGTATTTTAACTCGCATGCAAGAAACAGAAATATTGAGTGTTAAAGGTAAATATATTTCTATCAAAAATATCTCAGCTCTAGCTCGTTTAGCCGCTGAAAATATTTAA